TACGGCAGGCCACTAGATAAAATCAATCTGTCGGAAGAAGCGGGGGACCTTGTGTGGTATTTGGCTCTTGTGTCCAATGTGCCCGGTATGCTATCATTGGAAGAAACACTAGAAAGAAATATAGCGAAGCTAAAGGCTAGATATGGAGAGAAATTCTCTGAATTTTATGCCGCGAACAGAAATTTAGATAGTGAAAGAAAAATTCTAGAAGGTGGCAATCGAGGAATCTGCGTAAGATAGAAAATGTGCCTATATATTGACTTCGAGACTAAATCGGAAGCAGACTTAGAAGAAGTCGGCTTGCACAACTATGCCACACACAAAAGTACTAGTGTGTTAATGTTGGCATGGGCTGTCGGTGATGAAGAACCGAATATTTGGGAGCCTCCATCAGATATGCCCGAACGGCTCCGTTCCATGTTGTTAGACCCGAAAGTTGATATTGTGGCATATAATTCTTCGTTTGAACGGTATATTCTGAAGTATGTTCTTGGAATCGAGATTCCGATTTCTCGGTTCCAAGACCCCCAAGCCAGTGCTAGATATTTATCATTACCCGCGTCCTTGGAAGACGTGGGAATCGTTTTAAATCTACCAGCAGAACTTCAAAAAAATAAGCGCGGAGAAGCCTTGATTGAACTATTCTCATATCCCAAAAAGAAAAAGAAAAGCGACGCGGTGTTTTTTTATGACAAAACAACTCATCCTAACGAATGGGAAGAATTTAAGAATTATGCCAAACAGGATATACGAGCGGAACGAGAGATAGCACGTCGAGAGTCTTTGTTGGGAGCCTATCCGCTACCTAAAAAAGAAAGAGAAGTGTGGATATTGGACCAAAAAATAAACGACCGAGGTATTCCCTTAGATTTGAATTTTGTGTCCAATGCTTTTTCCATAGCCGAAAAAGATAAACAGAAAAAAATCGAAGAACAAAATAGATTAACTGGACTAGAGAACGCCAATTCGCCTATACAACTTCTTAAATGGGTGCAAAATCTTGGCTATCCTTTGAATAATCTCAGAAAATCTAACATAGAAATTATTCTTAAAAATAAACAGGAACGCGCTCCAAATTTACAGCCGTTAGCGGAAAAAGTGTTGCAGGCAAGAATGGAAGCGGGGAGCACAACCTATAAAAAACTGCAATCCATGATTAGAAATGTTTCATCGGATGGTGTTTTAAGAAATCAATTTGTCTATATGGGCAGTTCTAGATGCGGAAGATGGTCGGGAAATTCTGTTCAGCTTCAAAATTTAGCTAGACCTGATTCGGTATTTGAGAACATAGACAACGTAAATAAAGCCAGAAAATATATTTACGACAACGACTATGAGTCTCTTCTAAAGGAGTTTCCGTCGCATACGCCCCTTCTAGTGATAAAAAATCTTATTAGAACGGTATTTTCTGCTCCCGACGGATACAGATTTAATGTATGCGACCTTAATGCTATTGAAACTAGAGTGGCTGCATGGGTGTCTCAATGTTCGCCTCTTTTGAAAGTTTTTGAAGATAAAAGAGACCCGTATATAGATTTCGCAAGTAAAATTTTTAACGTGACATATGATAGTATTTGGCATGATTTGAAGATTCTTCCAAAAACACCTGAAGGACAAACATCCGACGGAAAGGCTAGAACCGCTAAGGCAAAACAAATGCGGCAAATTGCCAAGCCAGGCGTATTGGGTGCCGTATATCGTTTGAGCGGAGGGGATTGGGGAGAAGATAAAAATGGCGACGTGATTAAGATGGGACTTTGGGGATACGCCGAAAATATGGGCGTTGATATGACCAAAGAGCAGGCCCAACAAGTCGTGAAAGTGTTTAGGGAAGCCTATAAGGAAATAGGCGGCCAACCCGACCTTAACATTGGCTTTTCTGGCGGCATATGGTACTTGCTAGAAAACGCGGTTCGGGACGTTCTAAAAGGAAGTAGGACAGTTCGTAAACTTGGACCCGATGACTGTATTGTAATTGATAAACTAACCATAAAAAACCGAAATCCTATTCTTAGAATTAAACTTCCTTCGGGTAGATACTTACATTATTTTGACTCGTCTTTGCAAGAAGTTAAAATGCCGTGGAAAAAGAAAAAAGAAATCGCGGTTGAGTTTGATGAAAGTGGCGAAGGAACAAAATTTGAAATTAAAGATGTGGATGTATATAAATTAGGGTTTACCTATTACGGAAAAAATCAGCAAACAGGACAATGGGGTTTAATAATCAGTCACGGAGGGAAGATTTTTGAAAATATTGTACAAGCTATCGCAAGGGACGTTTTGGCCGAGAAGCTGCTAGAACTCGACGCTAAGGGGTTAAATATAATCGGTCATGTACATGACGAAGGCATTAGCTTAACTTCTGCCGACCCATTTTCTCCGGGGGCCGCCGAAATGGAAAAAATAATGAGTCGTCCTGTATCTTGGGCACTAAGTCTGCCGTTAGGCGCTGAAGGTTTTGAAGATACATTTTATCACAAATAAAATCTTGACAATAATATTAACATTATGATATTATTATGTTTTGAGGAGCGTTATGCTAGACAGTCCTGAGTTTATTCCCATATATAACCTTGATGCTTTGAGTGAACAGCAAAGACAAGATTATATAAAAGCAGTTTGTAATTACATCGGCGTGCCGCCAGAACTTAATTTAGTTATGTTGGCGTATATTGATGAGGGCGACGGCCCCAAGCGTCTAGTCGCTTATGCTAAAAGAGGCGCAACCGAAATTATACGGAACAGCAGAGGTATTAACATCATAAATCTTACGCATGATGTGGTGGGCGGCTCTATCGTGTTTACCGCCACGGCAAAAGACAGCAACGGACGCCAAGAAATATCCACTGGGGCGAAATGGATTAAAGACCTCAGCGGAAAAGCCCTAGACGATGCGATTATGACGGCACAAACAAGGGCATGCCGCAGAGTAACTTTGCAGTTTGTTGGCGCTGGAATTTTGGATGAGTCCGAAATTAATCCTAGTATATCAGTATCATCAATCGAGACTAAATTCGGTGAAATGTCAAATTTTTCTCAACCCACTTTAGCCCCTAATTCCGAACCAGCAAAAGCAACGCGACACGATGATTCGGAATTTGAAAGAAAAACGGAAAGCAAAAAACGCGGACGTAAGCCTCGGATAGTGGATATGGAGTCGTCTTCTGTTTCGTCTCCTGTTCCGCCAATTCCGCCTCCGTCCGTTCCGCCTCCGTCCGTTCCGAAATCTAATCTTAAATTATCTGTAGAACAAGTTAAGCCTTTCCGGCAACGTTTATTTAGGATTATAAATGATTATTTGGAGCCAAACGGATTTTTGCCTAAGCTTGGGATGGGCAATTCGGATAAAATGAGATTATTTGCATCTTCTATGTTTCCTGAAGTAGAAAATTTATCGGAATTAACAGCCGAACAATGGGAAAGTTTTTTGTCGGCGCTAGAAAATAAAATTAAAAGTGAGGGAACTGAATCTACAATCAAATACATAGAGAGTGTGGTCGGGCTATGAAATTAAACGTCCAACAACAAGCCGTTGTAGAAGCGATAGACGGAGTTTGGGTTGTCATAGCAGGCCCTGGCTCAGGAAAAACTCATTGCTTAGTTGAGCGGCACCTAAATATGTTGTCAAAGGGAATATCTCATAAAGATATTCTTAATCTTTCTTTCACTAATGCGGCAGCCACGGAAATGGTAAACCGTGTAGGACTTGTGAACGCGGAACAGATTTTTCGCACATTTCATAGTTATGCGTTGGATTTAATGAAGCGTGAAAGAAGATTCGTTCCATTCCAAATGACAGATGAAATAATTCCCGTCAGAGGAGAAGATTATCAACTGCTTTTCGAGTTAGTGGATATTTATAAATCAAGAGGAGTAACTAATTTTAGAACTCTGCAAACAGCCATATCTTCATGGAAAAGAGACGGAATAGAGCCTGAACAAGCTCTGCGAGAAGCCGTAGGACGTGAGTATTATTTGGCGTTGGCTTACGAAGAGTATGAAAAAAAGTGTCGAGAACGCGGTTGGTTGGATTTCGATTCTTTGATTAGAGAAGCGGTTCGCCTTTTGGAAACGAATGAAGAGGTGCGAAATCGAAATAAAAAGAAGTATATTTCCGTGGATGAATGTCAAGATACGGATGTGCTTCAGTTTCGGCTCTTGCAACTATTATTTAATGGCAACATTCTTGTAGTAGGAGACGAAAATCAATGCATCTACGAATGGCGTTCGGCCCAATCAGGAAATTTAAGCAACTTTGCAAGGCTTTTTCCTGGAGCCAAAACGTTGTACCTAGGAAAAAATTATAGAAGCACAAAGAGACTTGTAGAGTTTTTTAAGTTCATTCTTCCGGTTGATAACGGTATCGCGTCTCATATGATAACCGAAAACGATGAAGGCAAAGACCCAATTCTTATACAATATCCTGATACCGACATAGAAATAAGAAGAGTATTGGATAAGGCAGTAGAGGACCCTGAAAATTCGGTAATCATAGCTCGAACTAACAGACAGCTTTTTGACGTTCAAAGAATAGCTGCCGCTAGAAACATAAAATATAAGAATCTAGGCAAAAAAGATTTTTGGGAGCAGAACGAAGTTAAAGTTTTATTGAATTTGGCTAAGACGGTGAACCAACAACAAGACGCAAGTTCTGCTTTGAGACAAATTATTGCCGATAACAATTTGTATTACCGATATAGAGATACGGGCGATTTAATGAATAGCGACCCCATAGAAAATCTTAATAACGTGGTAAAATTAGCGGCTCAGAAAAACATGAATGTGACCGAATTTCTTAATTACATACGAAAGTTAACGTATGGAAGAAAGAGCCGAAAAGAAAAAGATTTAACTTTGGCCACCGTCCATCAAGCTAAGGGACGGGAATGGGATAATGTTTTCATTATCGGAGCGGAACAGGGTATAATGCCCCATAAAAACGGAGAATTGCCCGAAGAAAAACGAATTTTCTTCGTTGCTTGTAGTCGCGCCGCCAAGCATTTGCATATAAGTTGGAGCGGAAGTAAAAGCATGTTTTTGGAAGATGTGCCGTTCAAATTTTATGAGCCCGAAGAAGATTCGGTAGAGAGGAGTAATGCCTTATTTATACATTAATTCAAAAGGTGTACCTTGGAAAAAACACAGTTATTCGGCGGGGAACGATTTCGACCAATGCCCCTACAAATATTATTTACGCCGAGTTTTAGGATGGAAGGAAAAAGATAATAAGGCTAGATTTTTATTTGGCCGAGCGTTAGAAGAAAGTATTGAATTTTATCATAGCCATAATGGAGAAGGCGCGGTTCAAGATTTTTCTCGACGTTGGGCTGAATATAAAGATGCCCAAAATATAGCCTACACTGATGTTGAAAAAAATTGGGAGACTTGCCTGAAAATTGGAACGGATATGATTAGGTTGTACTCAGCCGTTCAACCAAAACTTCCGATACCGATAGGGGCAAATTCTATTTTCCAACGTGAATATGCAAAAGAAGTCTTTCCAGGAGACCCGAATTACGGAGAAATTGAAGATGCGGGCAAAGTTGATATAGTATGCTATACCGACCCGAAACATCCCGCTCTTATTGATAATGGGTGCCAAGCCGCCGTCAGGCCGCTTATTGTTGACATTAAAACAAGCGCAGTAGATTTTCCCGAGCAGCAAGGAATCGCCGCCTTCGACTCTCAACTTAGAAGGTATTCTTGGCTAACAGGCATTCGGGATGTGGCGTTCCTTTGGTTCAAGAAATCGCCATTGGGGATAAAACGAGGAAGTAATGTTACACTTTTAGAATCTTTCGGAAATTTGGAAGTCGGAAAAGAATACATCACAGCTAAAATTGATGACGATTTCGTTTGGCTAGTTATGGCGGATTTCCTAATCAGGGAAACGGATAAAGTTAAAGCCGACGAACAGCAGGCTTGGCTAGAAAAAAATGCCGTTCGTGTTCCCAAATCTTCCGTGACCAAACAACGGCTGCAATTTAATTCGGGAATTGTTACAGAGCAATCCGCTGAAGATGCGGGCCGAAACGCGGCTCGACAGATTGTTCAAATTGTAAACTGTTGGAAAACTGGAAATTGGCCACAAACTTTTGGAATTAGATACCCACGAAACGATAGAGATGACGCATATTTTAGAGCGTTCGTGCTTGGGGACGAAGTTTTCAAACAGCATAATTTCGTCAAATTAGATGAACAATCATTTGACGAACTGTTTCAAGAGGATTAGCAATAAAATGAAAATGAACACTTTTGTAGTATTCCCTACAGGCGAAAAATTATCAGGGAACGCTCCACATAGTTCTGTATTGGGGGAGACCGTTTTTGGGCCGCGGTGCGCCGAAGATGAGCTTATAGAATCCATTGACGAAGAAATTATAATCAAAAAATTTCTTGAGTTTTTGGTTAATTGTGGGTATGATTGGGAATCTTTTCAATTTCTTTCTAAGACAGAACAAAATAAATTAAAAACGGAGTTTTTTAGAGATGTCTAAAGAAAGAGAGGCTCTTTCTAAACTTAGAACGTCTTTAGATGGCGCAGACTCATTCGTAAATGGCGGCCACAGCATTATTAATGTAGGAGGGGCCACGAAACATGCAGAAAGAATGATGAAGGTGCCGACTTGGGTATTAAGCGATACAAAAGTGAAAGAGTTAATACAGAAACGATTTCCTAGATTAAATACTAATCGTCGTGAGCATAAAGCGGCCCGTAAAACTGTTTGCGTCATTTACTTATATTATCGAGTAGGACTGACCGCTGCCGCCACAGCCGAAGTAATGGGGATGTCAAGAAAAGCAGTAAAGAGGATATTAGAAAGACTAAATGGGTGGATAAAAAGTAACAAAACTACACGGTCCGCCTATTGAAGATTTAATTTTTGGGGCGCGAAATTTACGTCCAAAGGAGCTATTTGGGGATAAATGGAAAAAGATACTGTACTTGTGCATACATGTTTTCAGCACAAGAAAGGTTTTGAAAAAGATACGCCTGCAAGTCCTGAGAAATGCCGATGCCGCAAGCGTATATCATCGGAAAAAGCCGCTGAAGAAGTGAAACTCGGCTTGGCCAAATACACAGAAGTTAAAAAGACAATAGAAAAAATTGTTGTCTGCTTAAATTGTTGTTTGGACGGAAAAAGTTTCAAAAAATCTTGTAAAAATTGTTTGGGTACTGGGCGAGTCATTGTTAAAAAATTTACTAAGATTTTTGGCCCCGATATAATACGCACAATTTCACGAGATGGAAAAAGAAACATAACTACGGTTAAAGTCAAGAAGTCTCCAACTATAGAAGCTAAGCACATTCTCAGAGCGTTGGGACTTTACGGTGGCGGCCAAAACGCGGCAAGAGAGAGATGGGAAGAGTATAATCTTCTCACCAAAAAGTGTTTTGTCCAACTTTTGACTGATTATATTAATGTTAAGGAATTCGACCGAATATGGGCCGAGTGGATAAAATCTCCCGATGAAACTCCGTTTCCTCTTTCATTGAGATTAGAGCCAAAAAATGATTTGACAACAATGGTTGGACGGAAGTACGATTATGGCAGGTCCGTATGAATGAAGATAAGACAAAAGTGAAGATTGTGGCGGATATAGCATTAAAAGAAATCAGGTCTCGTTCTTTTTCGGGCAGACACCCAGAATTGGGAAAAATGATAAAGTGTCAAATTTGCGGAACGCGCCACAGAAGCAGTAAAATTTGTAAATTTAGGTACGCAAAATAATGGATATAATTATATATCATAATAACTGTCCAGACGGTTTTTCTGCCGCTTACGTGGCGAAAATGAAATATCCCGAAGCGGAATTATTACCATTAGACTACGGTACGGAGCCTCCGTATAATCGAGTCTCTGGAAGAGATGTTTTAGTTGTGGATTTTTCTTGGAGAAAAAGAGAACAAAATAGAAAATTAGCCGAATTGTCGAAAAGCTTTCTTATTCTTGACCACCATAAAACCGCACAGGCGGAACTCGAAAATGAACCGTATGCTGTTTTTGACATGAATAAGAGCGGAGTCGGAATTACTTGGGATTATTTTTTAATGGGCCGCGCCCTTGGTGGGTGAATTATGTCGAAGACAGAGATTTGTGGAGATGGAAACTTCCGTATTCACGATATGTAAATGCTTTTATTATGACATTTCCGCGCTCGTTGGAAGCTTGGGACCGTCTTGTAAAATACGACGAGGAACAAGCAATTTTTATAGGAAGATACATAACTTTACAAATAGAACATTATGTTAATGATGTAGCAAAACAATCTAAGCGAGGAAAAATTAAGGTCGGAGAAAACGAACTAGATTTGATGATTCTGAATGTCCCTTATATAAATTGCAGTGAAGTAGGAGAAAAATTAACTGAAGAGACGGGATTAAGTTTGACTTGGTTTGAACGGGCCGACAATAAAATTCAATTTTCATTGAGAAGCAGGGGAGATTTAGACGTTAGCGAAATTGCAAGACAGTTTGGTGGCGGCGGGCATAAAAATGCCGCTGGATTCGTACTACCGATTTCGGAAGGCCGCGCTGTAATTGATGGAATTAGTTATGGCCGTTGAACACATGTTGATAGCCGTTAAAAGCTGTCAACAGCATCAATCGTACCATCAAGCTATCAGGGATACTTGGGGCAAACAAGTATCCCGAATGGTATTTTTTATGGGTGGTTTAACGGGGGTGGTTCCCTCTTCCGATGAGGTTCTGCTTGATTGTCCTGACGATTATCTTAGTTTGCCGCTCAAGACAAAGAAAATTTTAGAATGGGCGGGAGATAGATTTGAATATATTTATCTCTGTGATAACGACACTTTTATAATACCAACACGATTAATGTCCTTGGATTATGATAGGTATGACTATTCGGGTTCAATGGATAGACACTGCCCCATAGGGCAGACAAAAGATTATAGAGACCATATAGGATATTATCCAAATTGCCATCCTTGGGCTAGTGGTGGAGTCGGATATTTTTTGTCTAAAAAAGCAGCGCAATTTATAGCGAAGAAAACTCCCGATGTTTGGGCGGAAGATTTATGGGTAGGCCAAGTTCTAGGTCCTGAGATACAATCGGGAAGAATGACGGCGGCTCATCTTCCCAAATTAGAAAATTATTCCGCTTGGCATTTTAAGAGAACGCGGAAATACAGATTTTATTGTCCTGAAATGATGTACCGAAGTTTTCGCTTGGGGAATCCAGATTTAATGTATAAGGAAGATAATGACAATAGTAACTAGACTGCGGGGCGGCATTGGAAATCAAATGTTCCAATATGCTATGGGATTGGCCCAAGCAAAAAGGTGGCAGACTGATTTATTGTTGGATATTTCATCATTTGTGGGAGATTCTTTAAGGCGTTTCAATCTTAATTTGTTTCCACGAGTGAATGAAAAAACGGTAATAGGATACGTGAAGGCCACAATTTCCGAATCGGGCATGCCGTATAATAAAGCCATAGTTGATTCCATAAAGTGCGACGAAATTTTAAGCGGATATTGGCAAACCGAAAAGTATTTTTCTTGGGATGCGCTCGGTTCGTCCGTTCCTTTTGGGGACATAAAGCAAGATTTGTTTTCAATTTTTACTGATGTTTCTATACAAGGAGATTATTATCACAGGCTAAACCGAATAAAAAGCGTTGAAAACAGCATCGCAGTTTGCATACGCCGCACGGATTATTTGAAATCTGATTTTCACGGCGTCTTACCCGCCGAATACTACAGGACAGCAGCCAAATTTATAAATGCCGAAAATCCTACGTTTTTCGTGTTCTCTGACGAACCGAAATGGTGCGAACAAAATTTTACGAATATTATTCCCGATGTTCCGTTTGAAATCATGGGTAGCTTTGACCAAACAACGCCGGAACATTTAGGCACTGAACATTTAGACATTAATTTAATGTCTTGGTGTAGGCATCACATTATAGCTAATTCTACATTTGCTTGGTGGGGCGCATGGCTCGGAGAAATCAGACAAAAAGGAATTATTTGTGCCCCGTCCCAATGGTTCTTAAATGCGCCAGAAAATCCAAAAGATATAATTCCTGAAAGGTGGATTAAACTATGATTGATTTGAATAATCCTAAATTTGTGTCGTTTTTATCCCCGCAAGCTGAGTGGAAGCACGCTCTACTTATAGAATTGGGGGAAAGATTCAATCTTCAGATTCTAGTGGAAACTGGAACGTGTTATGGCGGCACAATTAATGCGGTTAAACATTGCTTTTCTGAGATACACAGTATTGAGATTCAAAAATCCATATATGATAGTGTTGTGAGACGGTTTGCGGAAGACAGACATGTTAAATTGTATCATGGTTCTAGTCGGCGTATTTTAAGAGGCGTATTATCAAATGTTCCCTCAGGACCTCTGCTATTTTGGCTAGATGCTCATATAACAGGCGGAACAACCGAAAACGACGGAGACCAAATAAACGAGGAATTGAAAATCATTACTGAGGAACGGCCCGATTCTTTAATTGTGATAGACGACGTGAAACCTGACCGATGCAATGGATACGAAGGACCCGATGCGGCTATTACAATACCTGAAGGTTATAAAGCTGTATTTTTACACGGCGTATTAATTGTGCACGATGGTAGATATAATATCTAATACCGGAGAAATTCTAAATGAAAATTTTAGTGACGGGAAGCGGCGGATTAATTGGAGGCGAAGCAGTAGAATATTTTGGTTCTCGCGGCCACGAAATCGTAGGTGTGGACAATAACATGCGAAAGAAGTTTTTCGGAGATTCGGCGGATATTTTATGGAATTTGCATCGCGTGGTTCATAAAGTTATCAGATATGCACATCACGAAGCCGATATTCAGGATATGAATGCGCTGCAAAATTATGTTTTTCAAGGCGCACCATACGACGCGGTTATTCATTGCGCCGCTCAGCCTTCGCATGATTATGCCGAAAAGAATCCTGAAATAGATTACGGCGTCAACGTTCAGGGCACCAAGAATTTATTGGAATGTACGTTAAAGCATAGTCCGAACGCTGTCTTTATATTTATGAGCACCAATAAAGTTTACGATAATGCCGTTAACAGTATGGAATTTGAAGAATTTCAAACTCGTTTTGATAAAAGAGCGTGGCGAGGATTCGATGAGACGACTTCAATCGGAGCCAATAATACATTTGGACGG
The sequence above is drawn from the Candidatus Paceibacterota bacterium genome and encodes:
- a CDS encoding ATP-dependent helicase; this translates as MKLNVQQQAVVEAIDGVWVVIAGPGSGKTHCLVERHLNMLSKGISHKDILNLSFTNAAATEMVNRVGLVNAEQIFRTFHSYALDLMKRERRFVPFQMTDEIIPVRGEDYQLLFELVDIYKSRGVTNFRTLQTAISSWKRDGIEPEQALREAVGREYYLALAYEEYEKKCRERGWLDFDSLIREAVRLLETNEEVRNRNKKKYISVDECQDTDVLQFRLLQLLFNGNILVVGDENQCIYEWRSAQSGNLSNFARLFPGAKTLYLGKNYRSTKRLVEFFKFILPVDNGIASHMITENDEGKDPILIQYPDTDIEIRRVLDKAVEDPENSVIIARTNRQLFDVQRIAAARNIKYKNLGKKDFWEQNEVKVLLNLAKTVNQQQDASSALRQIIADNNLYYRYRDTGDLMNSDPIENLNNVVKLAAQKNMNVTEFLNYIRKLTYGRKSRKEKDLTLATVHQAKGREWDNVFIIGAEQGIMPHKNGELPEEKRIFFVACSRAAKHLHISWSGSKSMFLEDVPFKFYEPEEDSVERSNALFIH
- a CDS encoding DNA polymerase; its protein translation is MCLYIDFETKSEADLEEVGLHNYATHKSTSVLMLAWAVGDEEPNIWEPPSDMPERLRSMLLDPKVDIVAYNSSFERYILKYVLGIEIPISRFQDPQASARYLSLPASLEDVGIVLNLPAELQKNKRGEALIELFSYPKKKKKSDAVFFYDKTTHPNEWEEFKNYAKQDIRAEREIARRESLLGAYPLPKKEREVWILDQKINDRGIPLDLNFVSNAFSIAEKDKQKKIEEQNRLTGLENANSPIQLLKWVQNLGYPLNNLRKSNIEIILKNKQERAPNLQPLAEKVLQARMEAGSTTYKKLQSMIRNVSSDGVLRNQFVYMGSSRCGRWSGNSVQLQNLARPDSVFENIDNVNKARKYIYDNDYESLLKEFPSHTPLLVIKNLIRTVFSAPDGYRFNVCDLNAIETRVAAWVSQCSPLLKVFEDKRDPYIDFASKIFNVTYDSIWHDLKILPKTPEGQTSDGKARTAKAKQMRQIAKPGVLGAVYRLSGGDWGEDKNGDVIKMGLWGYAENMGVDMTKEQAQQVVKVFREAYKEIGGQPDLNIGFSGGIWYLLENAVRDVLKGSRTVRKLGPDDCIVIDKLTIKNRNPILRIKLPSGRYLHYFDSSLQEVKMPWKKKKEIAVEFDESGEGTKFEIKDVDVYKLGFTYYGKNQQTGQWGLIISHGGKIFENIVQAIARDVLAEKLLELDAKGLNIIGHVHDEGISLTSADPFSPGAAEMEKIMSRPVSWALSLPLGAEGFEDTFYHK
- a CDS encoding DHHA1 domain-containing protein is translated as MEAWDRLVKYDEEQAIFIGRYITLQIEHYVNDVAKQSKRGKIKVGENELDLMILNVPYINCSEVGEKLTEETGLSLTWFERADNKIQFSLRSRGDLDVSEIARQFGGGGHKNAAGFVLPISEGRAVIDGISYGR
- a CDS encoding nucleoside triphosphate pyrophosphohydrolase family protein, whose product is MNINEYQKLAETTESKDFDKISERLTVDNIRFLHAILGLASELGELADQLKKHIFYGRPLDKINLSEEAGDLVWYLALVSNVPGMLSLEETLERNIAKLKARYGEKFSEFYAANRNLDSERKILEGGNRGICVR
- a CDS encoding PD-(D/E)XK nuclease family protein, with the translated sequence MPYLYINSKGVPWKKHSYSAGNDFDQCPYKYYLRRVLGWKEKDNKARFLFGRALEESIEFYHSHNGEGAVQDFSRRWAEYKDAQNIAYTDVEKNWETCLKIGTDMIRLYSAVQPKLPIPIGANSIFQREYAKEVFPGDPNYGEIEDAGKVDIVCYTDPKHPALIDNGCQAAVRPLIVDIKTSAVDFPEQQGIAAFDSQLRRYSWLTGIRDVAFLWFKKSPLGIKRGSNVTLLESFGNLEVGKEYITAKIDDDFVWLVMADFLIRETDKVKADEQQAWLEKNAVRVPKSSVTKQRLQFNSGIVTEQSAEDAGRNAARQIVQIVNCWKTGNWPQTFGIRYPRNDRDDAYFRAFVLGDEVFKQHNFVKLDEQSFDELFQED
- a CDS encoding alpha-1,2-fucosyltransferase, with product MTIVTRLRGGIGNQMFQYAMGLAQAKRWQTDLLLDISSFVGDSLRRFNLNLFPRVNEKTVIGYVKATISESGMPYNKAIVDSIKCDEILSGYWQTEKYFSWDALGSSVPFGDIKQDLFSIFTDVSIQGDYYHRLNRIKSVENSIAVCIRRTDYLKSDFHGVLPAEYYRTAAKFINAENPTFFVFSDEPKWCEQNFTNIIPDVPFEIMGSFDQTTPEHLGTEHLDINLMSWCRHHIIANSTFAWWGAWLGEIRQKGIICAPSQWFLNAPENPKDIIPERWIKL